Proteins encoded in a region of the Prunus persica cultivar Lovell chromosome G4, Prunus_persica_NCBIv2, whole genome shotgun sequence genome:
- the LOC109948949 gene encoding uncharacterized protein LOC109948949 isoform X6, which translates to MAFLARQSRRKSDGPWLCFGPASLVLGSVTLFCCFSISAFVVVWDRDLFFRRLVLASTAPSLSPALSFLLSLALSAHESLPSFHSGEFCGQSLWEDWNTRKETISDIIDLPNKPEERLTLVQQEPLEKGSTITYVPTRKGTLSIANYLCRCGMKAAAYDVVVVQIPCGGWSRPHSYYLGDVPEIKNCFAYVKLG; encoded by the exons ATGGCCTTCCTTGCCCGCCAGTCTAGGAGGAAGAGTGACGGGCCTTGGCTCTGTTTTGGGCCTGCTTCCCTGGTACTTGGGTCTGTTACTCTATTTTGCTGTTTCAGTATTTCagcttttgttgttgtttgggATCGTGATCTGTTTTTCCGTAGACTGGTTTTGGCGTCGACGGCTCCGTCTCTCTCTCCGGCGCTCTCTTTCTTGCTGTCTCTCGCGCTCTCTGCCCATGAGAGCCTCCCTTCCTTCCATAG CGGTGAATTCTGTGGACAATCTCTTTGGGAGGACTGGAATACTAGAAAAGAAACTATATCTGATATTATTGATCTGCCAAATAAACCGGAAGAAAGACTAACACTTGTGCAGCAGGAGCCTTTAGAGAAAGGGTCAACCATCACGTATGTTCCTACTAGAAAAGGAACGTTGAGCATTGCAAACTATCTCTGTAGGTGTGGCATGAAGGCTGCTGCCTATGATGTAGTG GTTGTGCAAATTCCATGTGGTGGATGGAGTCGCCCACATTCCTATTATCTTGGTGATGTACCAGAAATAAAGAACTGCTTTGCATATGTTAAG TTAGGATGA
- the LOC109948949 gene encoding uncharacterized protein LOC109948949 isoform X2, with protein MAFLARQSRRKSDGPWLCFGPASLVLGSVTLFCCFSISAFVVVWDRDLFFRRLVLASTAPSLSPALSFLLSLALSAHESLPSFHSGEFCGQSLWEDWNTRKETISDIIDLPNKPEERLTLVQQEPLEKGSTITYVPTRKGTLSIANYLCRCGMKAAAYDVVVVQIPCGGWSRPHSYYLGDVPEIKNCFAYVKVLRIGLHQNCLESMLVDQL; from the exons ATGGCCTTCCTTGCCCGCCAGTCTAGGAGGAAGAGTGACGGGCCTTGGCTCTGTTTTGGGCCTGCTTCCCTGGTACTTGGGTCTGTTACTCTATTTTGCTGTTTCAGTATTTCagcttttgttgttgtttgggATCGTGATCTGTTTTTCCGTAGACTGGTTTTGGCGTCGACGGCTCCGTCTCTCTCTCCGGCGCTCTCTTTCTTGCTGTCTCTCGCGCTCTCTGCCCATGAGAGCCTCCCTTCCTTCCATAG CGGTGAATTCTGTGGACAATCTCTTTGGGAGGACTGGAATACTAGAAAAGAAACTATATCTGATATTATTGATCTGCCAAATAAACCGGAAGAAAGACTAACACTTGTGCAGCAGGAGCCTTTAGAGAAAGGGTCAACCATCACGTATGTTCCTACTAGAAAAGGAACGTTGAGCATTGCAAACTATCTCTGTAGGTGTGGCATGAAGGCTGCTGCCTATGATGTAGTG GTTGTGCAAATTCCATGTGGTGGATGGAGTCGCCCACATTCCTATTATCTTGGTGATGTACCAGAAATAAAGAACTGCTTTGCATATGTTAAG GTGTTGAGAATTGGTCTGCATCAAAATTGCTTGGAGAGCATGTTGGTGGATCAGCTGTGA
- the LOC18779789 gene encoding codeine O-demethylase: protein MDMAAKIELGSQTVQELLGKGKAKQVPEKYIHKVGAPNASSAQLMDIPVIDLGLLLTPSSITAQQLEKLRSALTTWGCFQVINHGMTPEFLDEVREMTKQFFALPVEEKQKYLRQVNDIQGYGNDMVFSEQQTLDWSDRLYLSVYPEEHRKLKFWPQNPKSFSETLDQYTMKLQVVTKTVLEAMARSLNLDVNCFRDLYGEQGKMDVRFNFYPPCSRPDVVLGVKPHADGTIITLLLQDKQVEGLQFLKDDQWFRAPIVPEALLINVGDQAEILSNGIFKSPVHRVVTNPDKERISLAAFCIPESDKDIEPFESLVNESTPRLYKKVKNYVGIYFEYYQQGRRPIEAAKI, encoded by the exons ATGGACATGGCTGCCAAGATAGAGTTAGGATCCCAAACTGTCCAAGAGCTGCTCGGAAAAGGCAAAGCGAAACAAGTGCCTGAGAAATATATCCATAAAGTTGGAGCCCCAAATGCTTCTTCGGCCCAGTTGATGGATATACCAGTCATTGATCTTGGCCTCCTCCTCACACCATCCTCAATCACTGCACAACAACTTGAGAAACTTCGATCAGCTCTTACCACATGGGGTTGCTTTCAG GTAATAAATCATGGCATGACACCTGAATTCCTAGACGAGGTCCGCGAAATGACCAAACAATTTTTTGCACTTCCAGTGGAAGAGAAGCAGAAATACTTGAGACAAGTCAACGATATTCAAGGATATGGGAACGACATGGTTTTTTCAGAACAACAAACACTTGATTGGTCTGACCGGCTATACCTTTCTGTATATCCAGAAGAGCACCGAAAGCTCAAATTTTGGCCTCAAAATCCCAAATCTTTTAG TGAAACTTTAGACCAATATACGATGAAGTTACAAGTGGTAACAAAAACTGTCCTGGAGGCCATGGCAAGGTCATTGAATTTGGATGTTAATTGCTTTCGGGACCTGTATGGAGAACAAGGGAAAATGGATGTGAGGTTTAACTTTTATCCTCCTTGTTCGAGGCCTGATGTTGTCCTGGGTGTGAAACCGCATGCAGATGGAACAATAATCACCCTTCTCTTGCAAGACAAACAAGTGGAAGGTCTTCAGTTTCTGAAAGATGATCAGTGGTTTAGAGCTCCCATTGTTCCTGAGGCGCTTCTCATTAATGTCGGTGATCAGGCAGAG ATATTGAGCAATGGAATTTTCAAGAGCCCTGTACACAGGGTAGTGACAAATCCAGACAAGGAGAGGATCTCTTTGGCTGCCTTCTGCATCCCGGAATCAGATAAAGATATTGAACCCTTTGAAAGCCTGGTCAATGAGTCAACGCCAAGATTGTacaaaaaggtaaaaaattatgttggcATCTATTTCGAATACTACCAGCAGGGGAGGAGACCAATTGAAGCagcaaaaatttaa
- the LOC109948949 gene encoding uncharacterized protein LOC109948949 isoform X1, whose amino-acid sequence MAFLARQSRRKSDGPWLCFGPASLVLGSVTLFCCFSISAFVVVWDRDLFFRRLVLASTAPSLSPALSFLLSLALSAHESLPSFHSGEFCGQSLWEDWNTRKETISDIIDLPNKPEERLTLVQQEPLEKGSTITYVPTRKGTLSIANYLCRCGMKAAAYDVVVVQIPCGGWSRPHSYYLGDVPEIKNCFAYVKVCANLFRIGNFRGTNKINIVERYIHGVGQKYFLSSENTHP is encoded by the exons ATGGCCTTCCTTGCCCGCCAGTCTAGGAGGAAGAGTGACGGGCCTTGGCTCTGTTTTGGGCCTGCTTCCCTGGTACTTGGGTCTGTTACTCTATTTTGCTGTTTCAGTATTTCagcttttgttgttgtttgggATCGTGATCTGTTTTTCCGTAGACTGGTTTTGGCGTCGACGGCTCCGTCTCTCTCTCCGGCGCTCTCTTTCTTGCTGTCTCTCGCGCTCTCTGCCCATGAGAGCCTCCCTTCCTTCCATAG CGGTGAATTCTGTGGACAATCTCTTTGGGAGGACTGGAATACTAGAAAAGAAACTATATCTGATATTATTGATCTGCCAAATAAACCGGAAGAAAGACTAACACTTGTGCAGCAGGAGCCTTTAGAGAAAGGGTCAACCATCACGTATGTTCCTACTAGAAAAGGAACGTTGAGCATTGCAAACTATCTCTGTAGGTGTGGCATGAAGGCTGCTGCCTATGATGTAGTG GTTGTGCAAATTCCATGTGGTGGATGGAGTCGCCCACATTCCTATTATCTTGGTGATGTACCAGAAATAAAGAACTGCTTTGCATATGTTAAGGTTTGTGCCAATCTATTTAGAATTGGTAATTTCAGAggcacaaataaaataaacattgtgGAAAGATACATCCACGGAGTAGGTCAAAAGTATTTTTTGTCATCTGAAAATACACATCCATAA
- the LOC109948949 gene encoding uncharacterized protein LOC109948949 isoform X3, giving the protein MAFLARQSRRKSDGPWLCFGPASLVLGLVLASTAPSLSPALSFLLSLALSAHESLPSFHSGEFCGQSLWEDWNTRKETISDIIDLPNKPEERLTLVQQEPLEKGSTITYVPTRKGTLSIANYLCRCGMKAAAYDVVVVQIPCGGWSRPHSYYLGDVPEIKNCFAYVKVCANLFRIGNFRGTNKINIVERYIHGVGQKYFLSSENTHP; this is encoded by the exons ATGGCCTTCCTTGCCCGCCAGTCTAGGAGGAAGAGTGACGGGCCTTGGCTCTGTTTTGGGCCTGCTTCCCTGGTACTTGG ACTGGTTTTGGCGTCGACGGCTCCGTCTCTCTCTCCGGCGCTCTCTTTCTTGCTGTCTCTCGCGCTCTCTGCCCATGAGAGCCTCCCTTCCTTCCATAG CGGTGAATTCTGTGGACAATCTCTTTGGGAGGACTGGAATACTAGAAAAGAAACTATATCTGATATTATTGATCTGCCAAATAAACCGGAAGAAAGACTAACACTTGTGCAGCAGGAGCCTTTAGAGAAAGGGTCAACCATCACGTATGTTCCTACTAGAAAAGGAACGTTGAGCATTGCAAACTATCTCTGTAGGTGTGGCATGAAGGCTGCTGCCTATGATGTAGTG GTTGTGCAAATTCCATGTGGTGGATGGAGTCGCCCACATTCCTATTATCTTGGTGATGTACCAGAAATAAAGAACTGCTTTGCATATGTTAAGGTTTGTGCCAATCTATTTAGAATTGGTAATTTCAGAggcacaaataaaataaacattgtgGAAAGATACATCCACGGAGTAGGTCAAAAGTATTTTTTGTCATCTGAAAATACACATCCATAA
- the LOC109948949 gene encoding uncharacterized protein LOC109948949 isoform X5: MAFLARQSRRKSDGPWLCFGPASLVLGSVTLFCCFSISAFVVVWDRDLFFRRLVLASTAPSLSPALSFLLSLALSAHESLPSFHSGEFCGQSLWEDWNTRKETISDIIDLPNKPEERLTLVQQEPLEKGSTITYVPTRKGTLSIANYLCRCGMKAAAYDVVVVQIPCGGWSRPHSYYLGDVPEIKNCFAYVKAVGA, from the exons ATGGCCTTCCTTGCCCGCCAGTCTAGGAGGAAGAGTGACGGGCCTTGGCTCTGTTTTGGGCCTGCTTCCCTGGTACTTGGGTCTGTTACTCTATTTTGCTGTTTCAGTATTTCagcttttgttgttgtttgggATCGTGATCTGTTTTTCCGTAGACTGGTTTTGGCGTCGACGGCTCCGTCTCTCTCTCCGGCGCTCTCTTTCTTGCTGTCTCTCGCGCTCTCTGCCCATGAGAGCCTCCCTTCCTTCCATAG CGGTGAATTCTGTGGACAATCTCTTTGGGAGGACTGGAATACTAGAAAAGAAACTATATCTGATATTATTGATCTGCCAAATAAACCGGAAGAAAGACTAACACTTGTGCAGCAGGAGCCTTTAGAGAAAGGGTCAACCATCACGTATGTTCCTACTAGAAAAGGAACGTTGAGCATTGCAAACTATCTCTGTAGGTGTGGCATGAAGGCTGCTGCCTATGATGTAGTG GTTGTGCAAATTCCATGTGGTGGATGGAGTCGCCCACATTCCTATTATCTTGGTGATGTACCAGAAATAAAGAACTGCTTTGCATATGTTAAG GCAGTGGGTGCTTGA
- the LOC18781160 gene encoding codeine O-demethylase, with the protein MDMAESSTIAKIELGSTTVQELLAKGKGKGEQVPDKYIHKVTDGCIGAPSASSAALMDIPVIDLGLPLTPSSITAQQLDKLRSALTTWGCFQVINHGMTLEFLDKVREMAKQFFALPVEEKQNYLRQVNDTEGYGSDMVFSEQQTLDWTDRLYLSVYPEDRRKFKFWPQNPKSFSETLDQYTMKLQVVTKTVLEAMARLLNLDDNCFRDLYVEHGKMDVRFNLYPPCSRPDVVLGVKPHADGTIITLLLQDKQVEGLQFLKDDQWFRSPIVPEALLINVGDQAEILSNGKFKSPIHRVVINPDKERISLAAFCIPESDKEIEPFESLVNESTPRLYKMVKDYSGVFFEYHYQQGRRPIEAAKI; encoded by the exons ATGGACATGGCTGAGTCTTCCACTATTGCCAAGATAGAGTTAGGATCCACAACTGTCCAAGAGCTGCTCGCcaaaggcaaaggcaaaggGGAACAAGTGCCAGATAAATATATCCATAAAGTTACAGACGGTTGCATTGGAGCCCCAAGCGCTTCTTCTGCCGCGTTGATGGATATTCCAGTCATTGATCTTGGCCTCCCCCTCACACCTTCCTCAATCACTGCACAACAACTTGATAAACTTCGATCAGCTCTTACCACATGGGGTTGCTTTCAG GTAATAAACCATGGCATGACTCTTGAATTCCTAGACAAGGTTCGCGAAATGGCAAAACAATTTTTTGCACTTCCAGTGGAAGAGAAGCAGAACTACTTGAGGCAAGTCAACGATACTGAAGGATATGGGAGCGACATGGTTTTTTCAGAACAACAAACACTTGATTGGACTGACCGGCTATACCTTTCTGTATATCCAGAAGACCGCCgaaagttcaaattttggcCTCAAAACCCCAAATCTTTTAG TGAAACTTTAGACCAATATACGATGAAGTTACAAGTGGTAACAAAAACTGTCCTGGAGGCCATGGCAAGGTTATTGAATTTGGATGATAATTGCTTTCGGGACCTGTATGTAGAACACGGAAAAATGGATGTGAGGTTTAACTTGTATCCCCCGTGTTCAAGGCCTGATGTCGTCCTGGGTGTGAAACCGCATGCGGATGGAACAATAATCACCCTTCTCTTGCAAGACAAACAAGTCGAAGGTCTTCAGTTTCTTAAAGACGATCAGTGGTTTAGATCTCCCATTGTTCCTGAGGCGCTTCTCATTAATGTTGGTGATCAGGCAGAG ATATTGAGCAATGGAAAATTCAAGAGCCCTATACACAGGGTAGTGATAAATCCAGACAAAGAGAGGATCTCTTTGGCTGCCTTCTGCATCCCTGAATCAGATAAAGAGATTGAACCCTTTGAAAGCCTGGTAAATGAGTCAACGCCGAGATTATACAAAATGGTGAAAGATTATTCTGGCGTCTTTTTCGAATACCACTACCAGCAGGGGAGGAGACCAATAGAAGCAGCAAAAATTTGA
- the LOC109948949 gene encoding uncharacterized protein LOC109948949 isoform X4, with product MAFLARQSRRKSDGPWLCFGPASLVLGSVTLFCCFSISAFVVVWDRDLFFRRLVLASTAPSLSPALSFLLSLALSAHESLPSFHSGEFCGQSLWEDWNTRKETISDIIDLPNKPEERLTLVQQEPLEKGSTITYVPTRKGTLSIANYLCRCGMKAAAYDVVVVQIPCGGWSRPHSYYLGDVPEIKNCFAYVKVYARC from the exons ATGGCCTTCCTTGCCCGCCAGTCTAGGAGGAAGAGTGACGGGCCTTGGCTCTGTTTTGGGCCTGCTTCCCTGGTACTTGGGTCTGTTACTCTATTTTGCTGTTTCAGTATTTCagcttttgttgttgtttgggATCGTGATCTGTTTTTCCGTAGACTGGTTTTGGCGTCGACGGCTCCGTCTCTCTCTCCGGCGCTCTCTTTCTTGCTGTCTCTCGCGCTCTCTGCCCATGAGAGCCTCCCTTCCTTCCATAG CGGTGAATTCTGTGGACAATCTCTTTGGGAGGACTGGAATACTAGAAAAGAAACTATATCTGATATTATTGATCTGCCAAATAAACCGGAAGAAAGACTAACACTTGTGCAGCAGGAGCCTTTAGAGAAAGGGTCAACCATCACGTATGTTCCTACTAGAAAAGGAACGTTGAGCATTGCAAACTATCTCTGTAGGTGTGGCATGAAGGCTGCTGCCTATGATGTAGTG GTTGTGCAAATTCCATGTGGTGGATGGAGTCGCCCACATTCCTATTATCTTGGTGATGTACCAGAAATAAAGAACTGCTTTGCATATGTTAAG GTATATGCCAGGTGTTGA